The Primulina tabacum isolate GXHZ01 chromosome 1, ASM2559414v2, whole genome shotgun sequence genome contains the following window.
AAGGCACAATTGTGTCATCAGTTTCCATTGCTGATCCTTATGTGTGTTGCTGAGAATGACTGATGGAAGAATCCATCCAGCTTCTTGTCTTAGTACTTCAtaagcaataaaataaaatggctTCTTTTTTGTAATACATTTGGTGtgttgttatttttaaaaagaaaaatggcTTTTGATGTTACGTCACTTGAATGTGTTTTATGTATGAATCGAGGATAACAAGTCCATCAAATAACAATTCATTCACACTgacattaaaattaattaccCATTTAAAATTCCATGTCAGGGTCTTAAAATCCTTCCAACGAGACCAAGCTGTTCACATGGGCTTCAAAATGGTGCTTTTTTGCACAGCTGCCCAGCTCAATCGACTGAATCTCTCCTGTTTTAACATTATAAGCTACGTAATGCCTCGTGGCGAACCCATGAGAGTAGAGCAACACCTCCCTAACGACTAACCAACAAATGGGAACTACTGATCTCATATCCTTGACCTTGAACGAGTCCGCAAATCTACGTCTCACTGgtttcaaatcaaatctaagAATCATAGTTACTTCCCCAGTTTTGGGATTCATTTCCCAAACATCCCTCATACACTTGCGGTTCCGAGAAACAAAGGATAGCTTACTTCCCATCGCCAAAAATTTTCCGATTTTACCTGACAATTGAGGAGCAAGGAAACGGCAAACGGCTTCAGTCTCAACATTCAACGTCAAAACAAAACTTTCCCCTATCCAGCTTACATAGCCTCCAGTAACCAACGGACCACAATGGACACCATCTCTCTCATTTCTGTGAAGTAATTGTTTTATGTCAATGCTTCTCCAAGCTTTATCGACTCCAACAGTTAGCACATAAATATGCGTCCTCAGACAAAAGGATTCTTCAGGATACACACATACCACTTTATACTCCATGGAAGCTTCAACAAATGCTAAACCAAAAACTACATGGTCTTTTGTATCATGCAAATATCGAGGAAGAACGGTCTGCTGCTTTGTTAAGGGATTAACAACATGAAGAATAGGAGGATGCTCTACGGGATCAGGGAGCAATACTAAACCGTTACAGCTAGTCCGCGCTACATCTTTAAACATGTAGTCAAGCTTAGATATCTCCAGACAACCCCTTCGCATTTCCACATAAATCGCATTGTAGGGCGACATCCATTCCTGGATTAGGATTCCACTAGTTGAATTCCGAAGATGGTGCTGGGTGAAAGCTCGGGAATGGACGACAAGGTTCCAATCATTGGAAACATGCATCATCACATCAAGTAAGACCTGAGCCGGAAGATGAGAAAGAAATTCGAAAACCATTTCTTGAGGAAGATATATGGTTTGCCTCTTCCTCGCACAACTCTTGCAGCAACGGTAAATGTAACGGTCGGGGGACCCCTGTGTAGTTATGCAGAAGAAATGAATGTTGCTGAGTTCAACAAAAAATTCTACTCTGTCCCACTAATTCAACAAAAAATTGACAAAATTAAGCTcttaaaacaaacaaacaaacaaaaaacgcaacaaaataataactgaacaatTGATGATATTACATAAAATTTGAAGAAAAGGATTTAAAATTCGGCAAGAAAATGCTGAATGCATATATATGTATTGCCATTAGAAAATATGGTACACGAGATCACTAGTTTTAGCCCTTTTTGTCTGCTGCTGATGAAAAGAAATCacgttttaatttaaaaacaaaagaaatgaAATATGAAGCACAAAATAAGTAGTCAAAGCAACAACAACACAACCAAAAAGCTAAACTGATGTTGTTTTGTGTGGGATTTGATGTTCTTGGGAGGTTCACCCCATAAAGATATAGTCTACAAGGCACACACACATGGGAAGTTTAAGGAGACCAACAAGAAGTCTCAGTGTCAAGTAGTACTGCTTCTGTTATGTT
Protein-coding sequences here:
- the LOC142516592 gene encoding uncharacterized protein LOC142516592 isoform X2, with protein sequence MELEAYHRICIMDDMSSDFDRLEHARRTAEATYAKFPLDADNLTRWGRVLLELAQFHRCPECKKMVLDDAISKLEEALEVDRRKHDALWALGNGYTSKAAQYYEQAAQLEPSNELYKKSSEVAAKFHKHGFSQQALGPDPSAPTSTKGSPDRYIYRCCKSCARKRQTIYLPQEMVFEFLSHLPAQVLLDVMMHVSNDWNLVVHSRAFTQHHLRNSTSGILIQEWMSPYNAIYVEMRRGCLEISKLDYMFKDVARTSCNGLVLLPDPVEHPPILHVVNPLTKQQTVLPRYLHDTKDHVVFGLAFVEASMEYKVVCVYPEESFCLRTHIYVLTVGVDKAWRSIDIKQLLHRNERDGVHCGPLVTGGYVSWIGESFVLTLNVETEAVCRFLAPQLSGKIGKFLAMGSKLSFVSRNRKCMRDVWEMNPKTGEVTMILRFDLKPVRRRFADSFKVKDMRSVVPICWLVVREVLLYSHGFATRHYVAYNVKTGEIQSIELGSCAKKHHFEAHVNSLVSLEGF
- the LOC142516592 gene encoding uncharacterized protein LOC142516592 isoform X1 — protein: MELEAYHRICIMDDMSSDFDRLEHARRTAEATYAKFPLDADNLTRWGRVLLELAQFHRCPECKKMVLDDAISKLEEALEVDRRKHDALWALGNGYTSKAAQYYEQAAQLEPSNELYKKSSEVAAKVPELHLEFHKHGFSQQALGPDPSAPTSTKGSPDRYIYRCCKSCARKRQTIYLPQEMVFEFLSHLPAQVLLDVMMHVSNDWNLVVHSRAFTQHHLRNSTSGILIQEWMSPYNAIYVEMRRGCLEISKLDYMFKDVARTSCNGLVLLPDPVEHPPILHVVNPLTKQQTVLPRYLHDTKDHVVFGLAFVEASMEYKVVCVYPEESFCLRTHIYVLTVGVDKAWRSIDIKQLLHRNERDGVHCGPLVTGGYVSWIGESFVLTLNVETEAVCRFLAPQLSGKIGKFLAMGSKLSFVSRNRKCMRDVWEMNPKTGEVTMILRFDLKPVRRRFADSFKVKDMRSVVPICWLVVREVLLYSHGFATRHYVAYNVKTGEIQSIELGSCAKKHHFEAHVNSLVSLEGF